Part of the Deltaproteobacteria bacterium genome, AGGACGCGATCCCGTTATGATGCATGTCGTCCTGGGTGACAGACGTGAGGAGGCCTTTCGCTACGCTGATTACTCCAAGTATTATGAATCGCTTAAAAGGCGCTTTCTCATCAGGGTTCAATCCGATACCGGCGAAACCTACCCTGACCCCTGTGAACGTTGCGACACATGCCGATGGCGAAACCTGTGCGAGGAACGCCGATGCCAAGACGACCATCTCTGCCAAGTGGCCAATATCACGAAATTGCAGATCAGGAAACTTACCGAGCATGGCATCAAGACGTTAGAGTCCCTTGCCGTTTTGCAGGAAGACGAACGCGTCCCGACGATGGCCCCGGAGACGCTCGCCACACTCCGTCATCAGGCAGCGCTGCAACACAAGAAACGGCAAACCGGAGAAGATCATTTTGATCTGCTGCCATTGGATCCGAAAGGGAAACGCGGTTTTTTCAGACTGCCGAAACCCGATGCCGGGGATATCATCTTCGATATGGAGGCAGACCCCTTGGAGGAAGGCGGACTGGAATACCTCTTCGGGGTTTACTTTCTTGAACACGGCAAGCCCCGTTTCCAGAGCTTCTGGGCCCATACACAATATGAAGAACGGCGAGCCTTTGAACAGTTCATGGATTTTGTCGCCAACCGTCTGAATCAATACCCAAACGCACACATTTACCACTATGCTCATTACGAAGAGACGGCGTTGAAGCGGTTGATGTCTCTCCACGGAATACGCGAGGCCGAGGTAGATAATCTTTTACGTTTCGGAAAACTCATCAACCTCTATAAAGTGGTTCGGGAAGGGATGAGAATATCTGAGCCCCGATATTCCATCAAAAATGTCGAGCGCTTCTATATGGATGAACGATCAGGTCCGGTCAAGGACGCAGGAATAAGCATCGTCTATTACGAGCGTTGGAAGGAGACAGGGGATAAGAAGCTGCTAAAGGAGATTGAGGAATATAATCGTGATGACCTGAGATCAACTTATAAACTCCGGCAATGGCTTCTAACCCTGCGGCGGGATGAGCTTCCCTGGGCGAATGATTCAGTAAATTCCTCGACGGCATCTCAGCAAGATATCCGTGAATTGAATGAAGTTGAATTGCGACTGGCACATTACCGGGAACGGCTTGTTGACCCCCTTCCCGAAAACCGTGATGAGTGGACAGAACAGGATGGACTCAAAGAACTTACATATCAGCTTCTGGATTTTCACCGGCGCACCGAAAAACCGGTATGGTGGTCTCTTTTCTCCCGGCAGGAAATGACGGATGAAGAGCTTATCGACGATGTCGAGGCTATCGGGGGATTGGTCAGAGATCCCAAAAAGCCTCCCCAGCAGGTTAAGCGGTCGTTCATTTACACATTCTTATTTCCGGAACAGGAAACGAAACTGAAAACAGGCGATACCTGCGTTCGCACGGATACCCTCGACAAGGTTAATAACGTAATCGTCAGTGAGGATGGCCGTTGCTTAACATGCAGCTATCCAATGAACAAAGGCACATTGCCGGAGAAAATGAATGTTGGTCCGAGCGGCCCGATATCAACAAAACCACTTAAAGACGCGCTTTTCCGCTTTGCCGATCATCTTATCGAGGGAAAGAAGAGATACATGGCCCTGGAGTCTATAATGCGTCAAGAGATTCCACGCATCAAGGACCATCCTGAGGGTACGGCGATTATCAATGAATCACTGGAGCGGCTGCCCCAGATTATCGAAACGGTGGCCAAGCTTGATTCCAGTTACGTCTTCATACAGGGACCACCCGGTTCCGGGAAAACATATAGCGGTTCCCGCGTTATCGTGGAACTGCTTCGCCGTGGCTGCCGCATCGGCGTCTCATCGAACAGTCATAAGGCCATCAACAATCTTCTCTGGAATGTCGAGGCCGTTGCGAGTCAACAAAACATTCAATTTAGCGGGGTAAAGAAATCGACGCGAGACAAGGCCGAAAGCGAATTTCATGGCGATTTCATTCAAGATGTGTTCAGCAATGATGATATATTTGGCGGAAATTGGCAGCTTGTTGCCGGTACTGCTTGGTTGTTCTCCCATGAAAATATGGACCAATCCCTGGATTTTCTTTTTGTTGACGAAGCGGGACAAGTTGCCCTGGCCAATCTCATCGCCATGGGAACAAGCGCCAGAAACATTGTCCTCCTCGGCGATCAGATGCAACTTGGACAACCGATTCAAGGCGTTCATCCAGGACGATCAGGGGAATCGTCTCTTGATTATTTACTGAACGGAATAGCCACTATCCCGCCTGAGCGGGGAATATTTCTTGGAACGACATGGCGCATGCATCCGGATGTTTGCCAGTTTATCTCGGAGGCAGTCTATGACGGCCGCCTGAAACCAGATGTTTCCAACAATATACAATGCCTGATAATTTTGAAAAACGCCCATCCATTTCTCAAACCTACGGGTATCTGCTATATCCCCGTCGAACATGACGCCTGCTCCCAGCGCAGCCAGGAAGAGGCCGATATTGTTATGAAGTTGTACGAAAACCTTTTGATGCAGCATTATCTGGATAAGAAAGGAAATAAACATCAGATCACCAATGAGAACATCCTTATCGTGGCGCCCTACAATATGCAGGTAAATCTTCTGAAGACATTGCTGCCGGAGGGTGCGCGGGTGGGAACGGTAGACAAATTCCAGGGACAGGAGGCTGAGGTGGTGATCATATCGATGGCAACATCCAGCGGCGATTATCTGCCGAGGTTTATTGAGTTCCTGTACAGTAAAAACAGACTTAATGTCGCAATCTCAAGGGCAAAATGCCTTGCGATCCTTATTGCAAATCCGGCGCTGATGTCAATTCGCTGCACGACGCCGGAGCAAATGGCTTTAGTGAATACACTCTGCTGGGTTAAGCGCTACCAGGATAAAAACAATAAGCCTGAACATCCAACGACTTGTGTTGATAATCTGTAATAGAATTTACGGAGGTAAGAGATTTGAAAACACTGAATCGATACCACATCTGCCTCCTTGTCTTGGACGTAGGGGATGCCCTGGGAAGCACCATGGAATGGTTCGCTGCTATGTGTTCGCATATATCAGACAAGGAAGAGCAAATGTTTCTGTGTTACCAAAATTGTCAAGGACTACAGTGGTAATCCTCACCCCAATTCCAAACCGAAAATCGTTGATAGGTAGGCGACAGCAATTCTCAACATAATTCAGTTTTGGGATTGATCAAGAATGCGAATTGCGGGATGAAAGTTGCGACACGAACGACTTGGTCGCGCTTAACGAGTACAATAAATAACAGAGTACCCGTCTGTGAAATAAAGAGAGTTGATAATTAGGTATAAGTCAGTCAATGCTCAATTCAACAGATTATCAACTCTAAAGTACGCATGAACCGGATGAACCTAAAAAATATGTCTTAAATACAGCATTTTAATGTTGCTTTTTTTAAAAGGCACTATTTATATGTACAGCATAAGAAGCTGTTATTGATACACGGGGATAGATGATGCCGCTTTTGGCGGATGAAAACTAAAAAAAGGGAGGATGAGGGAATGAACAAAGGAGATATCATTGATGTGGTTGCAAAAACTACCTGCAGCAAGGCAGAGGCAGTCAAGGCCGTAAATGCTTTCCTTGAGGCAATTAAGAAAACACTGAAGAAGGGAGAGAAGGTAACTCTCATCGGCTTTGGGACTTTCTCAGTTGCGAAAAGATCTGCCAGAAAGGGAAGAAATCCTCAGACCGGCAAACCGATCAAGATTGCGGCAAAAAAGGTCCCTAAGTTTACAGCCGGTAAGGCATTAAAAGCTTCTGTTAAGTAAATATTTTATATTATAGTGAAGTTGTAAACGATAAAGATTAGACAGGAAAGGGTGGGATCAATTCCCGCCCTTTCCTGTTTTATAAAGAAGATACTTTATTTATCTCTTTAACTTTTCATATCCACGCAACATATCAACAAAACAGAAAAAACAATCCCAACACGGAGACATTGCTGAATTACATAATGAAAAATGGAAGAACTATAACGAAAAATGTGGTACCGGGTAGCAGGCAGGGAAGCAGATAAATCACCGTTCAAAAAGAGAGCATGAATATTTCATGAAAGAAAGACAGGGCATATTTTGGGGCTGGTACATAGTCATGGGGGCATTTCTGCTGCTGAGTATCAGTTACGGAGCCCGTTACTCATTCGGCATCTTCGTAAAACCTATGTCCCTCGATTACGGCTGGTCCCGGTCGGTCATCTCACTTGGGGCTTCCATCAACATGATTATCTATTCCTTCTGTTCCATTTTTCTCGGGAGAATGCTCGATAAGGCGGCTCCGAGGTGGATTATTACAGCAGGGGCGACGATTACCTCCCTGAGCTTTTTTCTGACGAGTCTTGTCAAAACACCGCTTCAGTTTTACATCGTCTATGGACTTCTCTGCGGCGCCGGAACCGCATGCATGGGGCTGGTTGTGATAAACTCCTCCGTAGGCAAGTGGTTCGTCAGGAAGCGGGGCCTCGCCATCGGGATTTCTACAATGGGCGTTAGTTTCGGGACGATAGCGCTAACACCGTCCGCCGGCTATATCGTAAAGAGTTATGATTGGCAAAGAGGGTTTATTTTTTTGGCGGTTATATTTTTACTCGTCGGAGTATCCCTCTCCCAGTTGCTGATGAGGAGGACGAATCCCGAAACCTACGGACTCTTCCCTGACGGTGACAGAAGAGAGGAGAGGGTATATAAGAATAATCCTGTTAACGGGCATCCGATGCAGCTTCCCCTCGGAATAATATTCAGGGATTTTCGCTTCTGGGTTCTGGCGGTATGCTACTCACTTGCCGTTATGGCTCTCATGTCTGTTTTTGTTCATCAGGTAGCCTATGCCCTGGATAATCAAATTGAAAATATCGTCGCCGCTTCATCTCTGGGGGTCCTCGGGGTTGGAGGTTTTTGCGGCCAATTCTTCTTTGGATGGTTCAGTGACCGGGTGAAGGATGCCAAGTACTCAGCGTTTCTGGGAATGGTCATTATGGCAGCGGGGATGGTCCTCCTGTTGAATGCGAACACGGCACAGCGTCTCTATTATTATGCTCTCATCTACGGCTTTGGCTACGGGTCATTGGCTCCTATGATGCCCATTCTCGTGGCAGATCGTTTCGGCAGGCATGTCCTGGGCTCTGTATATGGAATACTCACCTTTTTTATAGGTGTTGGGGGTGGGATTGGTCCTTTTGTGGGAGGGCTGATCTATGATAGATTTGGATCCTATACCTACGTCTGGCAGAGCAATGTTGTGGTTCTCGTTATCTGTGCCTTCCTTATTCTTATGCTCAAGCCCGGGGATGCCGTTGTAAAGAAATAAAAAACCACTGATTACTGTCCCGGAGCTTGAGATTTATCCTCAAAGGCGCATCGAAACACTATCGATATGCTTATATAAAAGTGCAGACCTCTAAATTAAAATGTGGTACAAATAACGTACGTAGGTCGATTAAGGCGATCAATGACTAAAGTTTCAGTACAGAATGGAGGAGGCATGAGTAAGGTTCTTGCGTTTCGGAGACCTGATGAAAATTGTGCAAACTGCTGGTATTATACGCCTCATCGTAAAGATTATATAGGTCATGATTTTCCTCCCACTGGCTATTGCCGGCATCCTGATCGTACAAAAGACTCCTATCCAGTTTGTCATCCGTTGATTGAACGGTTGGGTATACAGTGTGATCCGCGTCAGTGGTGTCCCAAATACGTTACTATTGATTCACCTGAAATGAAGAAATTACAGTTTATTTCAGCTGTTAAATTTTTGCTGTTATGTATGCAGTATCGGTTAAGGGATTCTATTGAGGGTATAGAAAAAGCTTATGAATACAGGGAATTGGTAGATCAATTTTATCTGGAAAATAAGAAACTCATGACTATCAATCAGTACAAAGCAGCAAAAAGAGATTCTGGATATTTTGTTACGTTAATTGAAGAAACTATTCACTATTATAAAAAAATGAGTAAGAACCGAAGGCAGTTATAGAAAGATAAAACGTTGATACTGAACCAGAGATAGAAAGTCATGCGAGATATTGTATGTGCTTTTTAGGCAAGTTGATTTCCACCATTAAGTTTTTCGTACACTTTTATATACTTGCCAACCATGATGTTTAAATCATACTTCTGCCTCGTTTCTCTCATAATCCTTTTTATTTGCTGTTCCTTTATTTCCAGGGATTTTCTGTGGAATTGAACACTTTTATTTAATCCATACCATAGACCACCTGAATCATAATCCTGAAAGAGAAATCCATTTCCTTCATCCTGAGAAGCACCATCGATCATCAAATTCATCTCTTTTATTTTGTCATGATAACCGCCGGTGTCACGATTCGTTGCCGTAGCCCCGAATATATTCCCGAGCTGATCTATCTGTCCACAGGGCTCATACAGAGAGGCGCCAAAGACGTCGCTGGCAGCTGCATAACCGAGCGTGGAGAGTTCCTCGCTGAAGTGCTGGTATATTATCTTTCCTCCGGATGCGCATGCGATTCTTCCTAGGATCTCTTCATGGTTACGATCACGCCCAACACCGTCACCGACGATAGCTATCTGGACATCAGCATTCTCTATGACAAATTTCAGGGCAATATCTTCCAGGAGTTCAACACCTTTTTGCGATGGATCCAATCTGGACGGCCAGTAGAGGAGAATCGCCCCGGAATTAACCATGAGGCCTGTCCTTTTCTGAAACTCTATGAGGTTTTCCTTTTTTGCCGCGATAATATCGTCTTCGGGACCATAGTTTCTTACAAGATGATTACATCGCTCAGGATAGAGGCCTGGAGATGGTGCATTTATGATTGCCAGTGCCGCACCCTGATAGTACTTCGCCTTAACCTCCTGTCTGATACTGGGAGAAATAATGGGTCTGTCCAAGAAATAATCGTCAATGATCTCTTTGAGGAATTTTTCGCCAACAAAATTTATCAGGGTTGCATTCTTGATTGCTGTAGCCTGACTGTCAATGCACCTTTTCCCGTGTTCTTCAGAAAAAAAGATATTCCATACTAAACTGTCAATATCCACACCAAAAAGCATTTCCGGGGGAATGTGGCCTGTATGAATGTTATGAATGGTATGGAGAACCGGACATCCTCTCAATTTCGCGTAGGCGGTTATAGCACCACCCGCCATCCAATCATGGCTGTGGAGAATCAATCTCCCTCCGTTTTTGGCGCGAACATTTTTTATAATGTTGTTGACAATTCCTTTTTGAAACTCAGCGGCATTTAATATGGGATCGCCCGCATAGGCACTTGGTAGATTTGCGAAAATGGATGAACTGACCAAGTGGACCTTATCCGGATCAATCTTGTGTCTGATTTCCTG contains:
- a CDS encoding TM0106 family RecB-like putative nuclease, which gives rise to MQKVNSQTLFSASDVVNFLECEHLTTLDLINLDTPLLKAEDDEETLLYQSKGIAHEAAYFDRLKQQSPSFADISGIKYDLDGAVKATRDAMYAGAEIIFQAALRDGCFIGHADFLRREHTPSELGAFSYEAVDTKLARRAKAKFLIQLCFYSELIAKVQGRDPVMMHVVLGDRREEAFRYADYSKYYESLKRRFLIRVQSDTGETYPDPCERCDTCRWRNLCEERRCQDDHLCQVANITKLQIRKLTEHGIKTLESLAVLQEDERVPTMAPETLATLRHQAALQHKKRQTGEDHFDLLPLDPKGKRGFFRLPKPDAGDIIFDMEADPLEEGGLEYLFGVYFLEHGKPRFQSFWAHTQYEERRAFEQFMDFVANRLNQYPNAHIYHYAHYEETALKRLMSLHGIREAEVDNLLRFGKLINLYKVVREGMRISEPRYSIKNVERFYMDERSGPVKDAGISIVYYERWKETGDKKLLKEIEEYNRDDLRSTYKLRQWLLTLRRDELPWANDSVNSSTASQQDIRELNEVELRLAHYRERLVDPLPENRDEWTEQDGLKELTYQLLDFHRRTEKPVWWSLFSRQEMTDEELIDDVEAIGGLVRDPKKPPQQVKRSFIYTFLFPEQETKLKTGDTCVRTDTLDKVNNVIVSEDGRCLTCSYPMNKGTLPEKMNVGPSGPISTKPLKDALFRFADHLIEGKKRYMALESIMRQEIPRIKDHPEGTAIINESLERLPQIIETVAKLDSSYVFIQGPPGSGKTYSGSRVIVELLRRGCRIGVSSNSHKAINNLLWNVEAVASQQNIQFSGVKKSTRDKAESEFHGDFIQDVFSNDDIFGGNWQLVAGTAWLFSHENMDQSLDFLFVDEAGQVALANLIAMGTSARNIVLLGDQMQLGQPIQGVHPGRSGESSLDYLLNGIATIPPERGIFLGTTWRMHPDVCQFISEAVYDGRLKPDVSNNIQCLIILKNAHPFLKPTGICYIPVEHDACSQRSQEEADIVMKLYENLLMQHYLDKKGNKHQITNENILIVAPYNMQVNLLKTLLPEGARVGTVDKFQGQEAEVVIISMATSSGDYLPRFIEFLYSKNRLNVAISRAKCLAILIANPALMSIRCTTPEQMALVNTLCWVKRYQDKNNKPEHPTTCVDNL
- a CDS encoding HU family DNA-binding protein; protein product: MNKGDIIDVVAKTTCSKAEAVKAVNAFLEAIKKTLKKGEKVTLIGFGTFSVAKRSARKGRNPQTGKPIKIAAKKVPKFTAGKALKASVK
- a CDS encoding MFS transporter; the encoded protein is MKERQGIFWGWYIVMGAFLLLSISYGARYSFGIFVKPMSLDYGWSRSVISLGASINMIIYSFCSIFLGRMLDKAAPRWIITAGATITSLSFFLTSLVKTPLQFYIVYGLLCGAGTACMGLVVINSSVGKWFVRKRGLAIGISTMGVSFGTIALTPSAGYIVKSYDWQRGFIFLAVIFLLVGVSLSQLLMRRTNPETYGLFPDGDRREERVYKNNPVNGHPMQLPLGIIFRDFRFWVLAVCYSLAVMALMSVFVHQVAYALDNQIENIVAASSLGVLGVGGFCGQFFFGWFSDRVKDAKYSAFLGMVIMAAGMVLLLNANTAQRLYYYALIYGFGYGSLAPMMPILVADRFGRHVLGSVYGILTFFIGVGGGIGPFVGGLIYDRFGSYTYVWQSNVVVLVICAFLILMLKPGDAVVKK
- a CDS encoding glycogen/starch synthase codes for the protein MYKPKAIFSLKNRKVINNPDNFRKQRIARRVYNEPLKRIKSIYGFEVLKKTAKTAVLLVTPETGRLPDEMGTLARYISCKSGGLGEVVSALCEGLRARGIECHLATLNLKKRFQKESNVDEDKWQEIRHKIDPDKVHLVSSSIFANLPSAYAGDPILNAAEFQKGIVNNIIKNVRAKNGGRLILHSHDWMAGGAITAYAKLRGCPVLHTIHNIHTGHIPPEMLFGVDIDSLVWNIFFSEEHGKRCIDSQATAIKNATLINFVGEKFLKEIIDDYFLDRPIISPSIRQEVKAKYYQGAALAIINAPSPGLYPERCNHLVRNYGPEDDIIAAKKENLIEFQKRTGLMVNSGAILLYWPSRLDPSQKGVELLEDIALKFVIENADVQIAIVGDGVGRDRNHEEILGRIACASGGKIIYQHFSEELSTLGYAAASDVFGASLYEPCGQIDQLGNIFGATATNRDTGGYHDKIKEMNLMIDGASQDEGNGFLFQDYDSGGLWYGLNKSVQFHRKSLEIKEQQIKRIMRETRQKYDLNIMVGKYIKVYEKLNGGNQLA